The Bartonella sp. HY328 genome contains the following window.
TGCCATCACTCTTATTTTGATCAGTTTCCAATTATTTTATAAAAGGACAGGCAAGCATGCTTAAACTCTTTAGACCAGTATCAATCCTTGTCCTTGTTTCAATTCTTTATCTTAGTGTTGCTCATGCCAACCAGAAAGGAAATGATATGACCATTACCTTAACCATTGATGATGAAATTTTAACGGCTGAAATTGAAGATAGTCCCGTTGGTCACGATTTTTTATCACTATTACCAATTACTTTGACACTTAATGATTACGCATCAACGGAAAAAGTAGCCAATTTACCTAAGCGGCTGAATATAGAACAAGCAGATGATGGTTTTACCCCCGTTATTGGCGATATTGCTTATTATGCGCCTTGGGGTAATCTTGCAATTTTTTATCAAGACTTTTCCTATTCTAAAGGTCTTGTGAAGATTGGAAAACTACGAGGCTCTATTGATAAATTGCTAAAAGAAGATCCCTTTGAAGTCCAAATAGATAAAGCTGGTCCATAATTTTTATCAAGGATTTTAAAAACAACCAAACCATGCCGTATTTTGGTCAAGCAATGCTTGCAATGTGTTTATACCTATTGTTATCTATTTGCCGTTATATAATATTATCAAGTGCCCGATAGGGGTGATGATAGTAGAATTAAAAGACATTTTAAGGAATCGGTATGACCAGACTGCGCCGCCTTTTACCTCTTGCTGTAGCTTGTACCCTGCCGCTTTCTAGTGGCGCTTTTCCAACAGGCGCATGGGCACAAAATACATCAGCAATTGCGCCGCGTGATATGACAAATGCCCCCCAATCGGTGTCAAATCTTGCCTCCGGCCTGCTTGATGCGGTGGTTAATATCGCAACTTCACAAAATGTCAAAGGAACTGAAAGCGGTGATAACCCACCCGTTGTCGACATCCCCAAAGGCTCACCTTTTGAAGATTATTTTCAAGATTTCTTCACCGATAAAGACGGCAAGGCTCCCCAGCAATCTCGTAAGGTTGAGTCGCTTGGTTCAGGATTTGTTATTGATGCCAAGGAAGGTTTGATCGTGACTAATAATCACGTCATTGCCGATGCTGATGATATTGAAGTTAATTTTACCGATGGTTCAAAACTAAAAGCCGAACTGCTTGGTACTGATCCTAAAACTGACATTGCTTTGCTGAAAGTTAATCCAAACAAAAAAAAGCTTACTGCTGTTAGTTTTGGTGATTCCGAAAATGCCCGTATCGGTGATTGGGTAATGGCAATTGGTAATCCATTTGGTCTTGGTGGGACTGTAACCCTTGGTATTATATCGGCGCGCAATCGTGATATTAGCGCTGGCCCCTATGATGATTTCATTCAAACCGATGCCGCAATTAATCGTGGTAATTCTGGTGGGCCACTTTTTGATATGAATGGCAAAGTCATTGGTATTAATACGGCCATCATTTCGCCAACGGGGGGGTCTATCGGCATTGGTTTTGCTATTCCTGCCGACATGGCAACTGGTGTTATTGCTCAATTAAAAGAATTTGGTGAAATTCATCGTGGCTGGCTAGCCATTCGCATCCAACCAATTAATGAGCAAATTGCTGAAACTCTTGGCCTGCCTAATACTGATGGCGCAATGGTTGCCAGCAAAATGGAAGCTGAAGATGTGGATAATAAAGCCCTTAAAGATGGTGACGTTATTTTAAAATTTGGCGATAAGCCGATTAAAAATGCCAAGGACTTACCGCGAATTGTTGCGGAGTGTCCCGTTGGC
Protein-coding sequences here:
- a CDS encoding cyclophilin-like fold protein, which codes for MLKLFRPVSILVLVSILYLSVAHANQKGNDMTITLTIDDEILTAEIEDSPVGHDFLSLLPITLTLNDYASTEKVANLPKRLNIEQADDGFTPVIGDIAYYAPWGNLAIFYQDFSYSKGLVKIGKLRGSIDKLLKEDPFEVQIDKAGP
- a CDS encoding Do family serine endopeptidase, with product MTNAPQSVSNLASGLLDAVVNIATSQNVKGTESGDNPPVVDIPKGSPFEDYFQDFFTDKDGKAPQQSRKVESLGSGFVIDAKEGLIVTNNHVIADADDIEVNFTDGSKLKAELLGTDPKTDIALLKVNPNKKKLTAVSFGDSENARIGDWVMAIGNPFGLGGTVTLGIISARNRDISAGPYDDFIQTDAAINRGNSGGPLFDMNGKVIGINTAIISPTGGSIGIGFAIPADMATGVIAQLKEFGEIHRGWLAIRIQPINEQIAETLGLPNTDGAMVASKMEAEDVDNKALKDGDVILKFGDKPIKNAKDLPRIVAECPVGRDVKVTILRDGKQQVVSVKLGQLKEEENEPAIYDTSDGTEDSTSAESASKPLLGMQISELNEDLRKKFGIADTIKGVIITDIETNSIASDKRIHIGEVIISINQEIVATREDVVKRIKTLRDTGRQNALIMVAKPNGDLRMVTLPLN